The genomic DNA TCCTACATAACCTGCTTCTGTTAATACGGTTGCATCTGCAATACAAAAAGGCACATTCAATGACTTTGCGAGTGTGCGTGCAAGCAATGTTTTTCCTGTCCCTGTCCTACCAATTAACAACACATTCGATTTTTCTATCTCGACTTCATTGTCTTTTCCAATTGCCATCAATCGCTTATAATGGTTATAAACTGCTACTGACAATACTCTTTTTGCTCTATCTTGGCCAATCACATACTGATCAAGATGTGCTTTGAGTTTAGCAGGTGTATTGAGTTCCAGTGAAAAAGTTTTTTGACGAGATGTTTTAGAGTTCAGGTTGGCAATACCAATAGACTCATCAACAATATGATAAGCCTGTAATACACATTCTTCGCAAATATTAGCATCTATTCCGCTAATAAGCATGGCAACTTTGTTCTTTTCTCTGCCACAAAAAGAACAATGGTTGTTTTTATTTTTCATTTGATGAATAATGAAGAATTAGTCTTTCTTTTTAATCAGCACTTCATCAACCATACCATAGGCTTTGGCTTCTTCTGCTGTCATCCAATGGTCTCGATCGCTATCTTTCTCAACAGTCTTAAATGGTTGACCTGAATGGAATGCAATAATTTCGTACAACTCTTTTTTAAGTTTTAAAATCTCTTTTAAGGTAATTTCCATATCGCTCGCTTGACCTTGTGCACCTCCCAATGGTTGATGTATCATCACTCTTGAATGTTTCAATGCAGTTCTTTTCCCTTTTACTCCGGCACACATTAATACTGCACCCATAGATGCTGCCATACCTGTACAGATTGTAGCCACATCAGAAGTTACATATTGCATTGTGTCGTAAATTGCCAAACCTGCATATACGCCACCACCGGGACTGTTTATGTAGATTTGAATATCTCTGCCGGGATTTGTAGAATCTAAAAACAAAAGCTGACCAATGATAATATTAGCCACTTCATCATTAATTCCGGTTCCCAAAAAGATAATCCTATCCATCATCAAACGTGAAAAAATATCCATCTGGCTCATGTTTAGCTGACGTTCTTCGATGATGTAAGGTGTCATATTTTCAATTGCGCTCTCAACCTTTAGAGAACTCATACCTAAATGCTTAGTTGCATATTTTTTAAATTCTTTTCCGTAGTCCATGTGGTTATAAAATTTCTTGCAAAGAAACATCAAATTAATGTGAACTGTAACTCGGTATTCTTTGTTGTATAAAATAATTGACAAAAAACAAATTCAGCACTATGGACAAACTCTCATTGGCTTGAAATCACTGTATGGATTCCATTTACTTTTTAGTGCGATGGCATGAATGGTAAATGGTAATGATATAATACATTTGTCGCGTGCAAGATAACATAGGCAAATTATTCTTAGTACCCACACCCATAGGCAACTTGAAAGACATGACATTCAGAGCTGTTGAGGTGCTTCAATCCTGTGATTTCGTGTATGCAGAAGACACTCGAACTTCGGGGTTATTATTTAAACATTATGCAATCAATGTCCCTTTGCGCTCATTTCACATACACAATGAACATGAAAAGGTAGAAGAAATTAAAAGGCATGTGGAAGAAGGGCATACCATTGGTTTAGTGAGCGATGCAGGGACTCCTGCTATATCAGACCCCGGATTTTTAGCTGCCAGAGCCTGTATTGAAGCTGATTTGTCGGTTGAAGCACTTCCAGGAGCAACTGCGTTTGTTCCGGCTCTTGTTGAATCAGGGTTACCTTGTGAAAAATTCGTTTTCGAAGGGTTTTTACCTCATAAAAAAGGAAGGTTGACACGGTTGACTCTGTTGAAAAATGAAACACGAACCATGATTTTTTATGAAAGTCCTTTCAGAATAAACAAGACACTCGAGGAATTTATCATACATTTTGGCAGCGAACGAAGAGTCTCTGTTAGTAGAGAACTAAGTAAACTCTACCACCAAACCATTAGAGGCACACTGTCGGAGGTGCAAAACCATTTTATGCAAAACACGCCAAAAGGCGAATTTGTAATTGTTTTAGAAGGCAATCATGATAAATAAAATCAAACACTCTCCTTTAGGACTAAGCTTGTTTTGTGGCATATTGTTGTTTGCAGGATGGACACCTTATCCACTCTTTTTCTTGGTGTTTATCGCTTGGATTCCTTTGTTACAGCTAATGGAATTAGGGGTAAAACAAGGAAAAAGTACTTTGTGGTTTTGGAAATGGTCATACTTGTCCATGTTTATTTGGAACTTAGGCACAACATGGTGGGTATGGTTTGCCTCTAAAGGGGGCGCAATTGCCATGCTCTTTGCAAATTCATTTTTGATGTCATTGGTGTTGTCAGCAGTATTTTTTACAAGAAAAAATCTTCCTAAAAGCAGTTTCACCTCATTGGTTGTCTATTGGATTGCATTTGAACTTTTACACTACAACTGGGATTTAGACTTCCCTTGGCTAACCTTGGGGAATAGCCTTGCTATGTTTCCTATTTTTATTCAATGGTATGAATATACCGGTGTATTAGGGGGTAGTTTCTGGATTTTGATTGTCAATATTGCCATTTTCAAAGCTGTTTCTCACAAACGCAGATTCGGTTTTCTTAAGCCTGCATTTTTATTGTTTTTACCTGCTTTAATATCCGTATGGATTTATTATACATACACCCCTCCAAAGCAAAGCAAAAAAGTAGAAGTAGTTATTTTACAACCTAACATTGATCCATATAACGAAAAATTTAACCGCGACCCGTATGACCTAACTTTTGAAATGTTGAAGAGTGTTCAATCCCATATTTCCCAAAAAACCTGTTTTTTGATTTTGCCCGAAACCGCTATTCCTGAATACTTTGAAGAATCAGAATGGAACGAAGAAGCTAAGATCCAGCTATTGTATGACCTCACAAAAACATATCCAAACCTTTCAATTATTACAGGTTTAGAAACATATAAACGTTATAATACCGAAGCTCAAGATTGCACTAAACCTACACTCACCGCCAGAAGCACCGATGAACCATGTACATTTATTGACGTATTTAATAGCTCCGCATTGATTTCCCAAAACAAAGCACCCGTTTTTTATCACAAATCAAAATTGGTGTTAGGAGTAGAAAAAATGCCCTACCCTAAATACTTAGGTTTCTTAGAAAAACTATCCATTACCATGGGTGGCACCAGCGGGAGCTTGGGCAGAAGTGAAAAGCCCGTTCTCTTTTTTGGCGCAGACTCTACCGTAACCTGTGGACTTATATGCTATGAATCAATATTTGGCAATTATGTACGAGAATTTGCTCAAAAAGGGATTCATTT from Bacteroidia bacterium includes the following:
- the rsmI gene encoding 16S rRNA (cytidine(1402)-2'-O)-methyltransferase; the encoded protein is MGKLFLVPTPIGNLKDMTFRAVEVLQSCDFVYAEDTRTSGLLFKHYAINVPLRSFHIHNEHEKVEEIKRHVEEGHTIGLVSDAGTPAISDPGFLAARACIEADLSVEALPGATAFVPALVESGLPCEKFVFEGFLPHKKGRLTRLTLLKNETRTMIFYESPFRINKTLEEFIIHFGSERRVSVSRELSKLYHQTIRGTLSEVQNHFMQNTPKGEFVIVLEGNHDK
- the clpP gene encoding ATP-dependent Clp endopeptidase proteolytic subunit ClpP; its protein translation is MDYGKEFKKYATKHLGMSSLKVESAIENMTPYIIEERQLNMSQMDIFSRLMMDRIIFLGTGINDEVANIIIGQLLFLDSTNPGRDIQIYINSPGGGVYAGLAIYDTMQYVTSDVATICTGMAASMGAVLMCAGVKGKRTALKHSRVMIHQPLGGAQGQASDMEITLKEILKLKKELYEIIAFHSGQPFKTVEKDSDRDHWMTAEEAKAYGMVDEVLIKKKD
- the lnt gene encoding apolipoprotein N-acyltransferase; translation: MINKIKHSPLGLSLFCGILLFAGWTPYPLFFLVFIAWIPLLQLMELGVKQGKSTLWFWKWSYLSMFIWNLGTTWWVWFASKGGAIAMLFANSFLMSLVLSAVFFTRKNLPKSSFTSLVVYWIAFELLHYNWDLDFPWLTLGNSLAMFPIFIQWYEYTGVLGGSFWILIVNIAIFKAVSHKRRFGFLKPAFLLFLPALISVWIYYTYTPPKQSKKVEVVILQPNIDPYNEKFNRDPYDLTFEMLKSVQSHISQKTCFLILPETAIPEYFEESEWNEEAKIQLLYDLTKTYPNLSIITGLETYKRYNTEAQDCTKPTLTARSTDEPCTFIDVFNSSALISQNKAPVFYHKSKLVLGVEKMPYPKYLGFLEKLSITMGGTSGSLGRSEKPVLFFGADSTVTCGLICYESIFGNYVREFAQKGIHFITIITNDGWWRNTPGYKQHLYYGAMRAIETRKYIARSANTGISAIIDERGVIINRSQWWQKEVIKADIQTNTETTFYTRHGDLIGQGCKFVTIFMLLGAVVKRKTNIRKK